A single region of the Micropterus dolomieu isolate WLL.071019.BEF.003 ecotype Adirondacks linkage group LG02, ASM2129224v1, whole genome shotgun sequence genome encodes:
- the LOC123958987 gene encoding H-2 class II histocompatibility antigen, A-K alpha chain-like produces the protein MHKGVDSSDTQLCMTLDGEEIYYADFKKGDLVWNGRLPTSLHVSWAYKYAAHNRIQCKGNLQTWKTDKSATTKIKEPEIIIYPRDEVIKEQENTLICFINHFFPPSINIKWTKNDVEVSEEDPFIKCLPNPDGTFYVLSTLDFLPKEGDIYSCTMEHESLETPQTKFWGENKEVETNEISIGPAVFCGLGLSLGLLGVAAGELLFVKGKHYLSLLEA, from the exons ATGCACAAA GGAGTTGACTCAAGCGATACTCAACTATGTATGACACTGGATGGTGAAGAAATCTACTAtgcagactttaaaaaaggagatCTTGTTTGGAATGGCAGACTGCCTACAAGTTTACATGTTTCCTGGGCTTACAAATATGCAGCACATAACAGAATTCAGTGCAAAGGCAATTTACAGACATGGAAAACAGACAAGTCAGCTACAACAAAGATTAAA GAACCAGAAATCATCATCTACCCCAGAGATGAAGTGATAAAAGAGCAAGAGAACACTCTCATCTGCTTCATCAATCAtttctttcctccctccatcAACATAAAGTGGACCAAGAATGATGTAGAAGTATCAGAGGAAGATCCTTTCATCAAATGCTTACCCAATCCTGATGggacattttatgttttgtccACCCTGGATTTTCTCCCAAAGGAAGGAGACATCTACAGCTGCACTATGGAGCATGAGTCACTGGAGACGCCTCAGACAAAGTTTTGGGGAGAGAACAAAGAA GTTGAAACAAATGAGATCAGTATTGgtcctgctgtgttttgtggactTGGCCTGAGTCTTGGACTTCTTGGAGTTGCTGCAGGAGAATTATTATTTGTGAAAGGAAAACATTATCTGAGCCTCCTGGAGGCATAG